Within Nitrospira sp. MA-1, the genomic segment GATCCAAATAGATGAGCTTCCTGAGGTTTCAGAGTCCGGGAGGCCATGCCGATATCCGCCAGGCCGGTCACTGCGTCTGCAATGCCGCGAGAGGAGCCTCCGGTTTGAACGTCTACCCGATTACCCGGATGGAGGGTCTCAAAGCGTTTGCCGATTTCGGATACCAACGGAGCCATGGTGCTGGAGCCGGAGATGATCAGTCTTGTGTCTTCTGCCCGGGCGATTGGATATTCCCACGGCGGGAATGTCCATAAAAAATGGCTAATCAGGATAACTTTTAGTACGAAAAAAAAAGACGAAAAAACCATAAGGTGCAACAGGATTTTTGAAAGGGTAAAGAACGACGCGTTAATCGAAGGAAATTTTGCAGCACCCCAGATTGATGGCCTTGCCCGCCGTAGAATCTGCGACGCTTTCCGGTAATTGGTAAATCATGGTTTTCCCTTCCCGAGAGGATTCCACTAAGCCTGCGTCGCGAAGGATGGCCAAATGGTGGGACAATAAACTCTGTTCAACCTCCAACTCACCCATGAGTTCTCCGACATTTTTCGGCCCTGACATGAGTGATTCAAGCACGCCGAGGCGGGTTGGGTCCGATAACACTTTCAATTTTTCCGCACAAGCGGGGGATGTAATCTTTGTTTT encodes:
- a CDS encoding metalloregulator ArsR/SmtB family transcription factor → MKTKITSPACAEKLKVLSDPTRLGVLESLMSGPKNVGELMGELEVEQSLLSHHLAILRDAGLVESSREGKTMIYQLPESVADSTAGKAINLGCCKISFD